The following proteins come from a genomic window of Nitrospinota bacterium:
- a CDS encoding methyltransferase domain-containing protein, with amino-acid sequence MIPARIKKSFARGARTYARHAALQKEVSRRLVAEFAQMPEAPCRVLDIGCGTGFTSLDALNRWSAARVCAIDIALPMARETRNAGIRAVAVADAARLPFRDGTFDAAVSSLAFQWAAAEPGFFGATARVLRPGGRLFFATLAEGTLAELREAYAAACMECTGRPANFLPLAAPARLAQLMECEGFRRIRWNSETAVRRYAGVDELFAALKGTGAAAAGRPENAPRRDILAKTRRYYPAAGGGITATWEIAYFEGERA; translated from the coding sequence ATGATTCCGGCACGCATAAAAAAATCCTTTGCCCGCGGCGCGCGGACCTATGCGCGCCACGCCGCGCTGCAAAAAGAGGTATCGCGCCGCTTGGTGGCCGAATTTGCCCAAATGCCGGAGGCGCCGTGCCGCGTTCTCGACATAGGCTGCGGCACCGGCTTCACGTCGCTCGATGCGTTGAACCGCTGGTCCGCCGCCCGTGTCTGTGCCATCGACATCGCCTTGCCGATGGCGCGCGAAACGCGCAATGCGGGGATACGGGCGGTGGCGGTGGCCGACGCGGCACGTCTGCCGTTCCGCGATGGAACGTTCGACGCGGCGGTTTCATCGCTCGCATTCCAGTGGGCCGCCGCCGAACCCGGATTTTTCGGCGCCACCGCCCGCGTGCTGCGCCCCGGCGGGCGGCTTTTTTTCGCCACGCTGGCGGAGGGGACGCTGGCGGAATTGCGCGAAGCATATGCCGCCGCTTGCATGGAGTGTACCGGCCGCCCGGCGAATTTTTTGCCGCTTGCCGCTCCCGCCCGGCTGGCACAGCTTATGGAATGCGAGGGCTTCCGCCGTATACGCTGGAACAGCGAAACCGCCGTGCGGCGGTACGCCGGCGTGGACGAACTTTTCGCCGCGCTCAAGGGAACCGGCGCCGCCGCGGCCGGCCGGCCCGAAAACGCGCCGCGCCGCGACATCCTGGCAAAAACACGCCGCTATTATCCGGCGGCCGGCGGCGGTATCACGGCAACGTGGGAAATAGCCTATTTTGAAGGGGAGCGCGCATGA
- a CDS encoding alpha/beta fold hydrolase, giving the protein MNVRRGGEQGTPLVFVHGWAMSGAVWQKQFDHFGGTHRVFAVDLPGHGLSAPLEGPITIRRCGEELARFLDEEKLEGAVLIGWSLGAQVACHAALLNPARVAKLALVSGTPCFTAPSKDDRWGVPAAKSKWFARQMRADFENVLRGFILTFFAGGEAISPEEEAVIKELFFVHAPDRASALALLDDLHVSDIREELRRIAVPSLIVHGRDDRIIPVEVTGVWSGFLAPRANIVLIPGCGHAPFLTRPELFNRVLETFLE; this is encoded by the coding sequence ATGAACGTCCGGCGCGGCGGTGAACAGGGGACTCCGCTTGTTTTCGTCCACGGCTGGGCGATGAGCGGCGCGGTCTGGCAAAAGCAGTTCGATCATTTTGGCGGCACCCACCGCGTTTTCGCCGTGGATCTTCCCGGTCACGGGTTGAGCGCGCCGCTGGAAGGCCCGATCACCATCCGCCGCTGCGGGGAAGAGCTGGCCCGCTTTCTCGACGAAGAAAAGCTGGAAGGGGCGGTGCTCATCGGCTGGTCGCTTGGCGCTCAGGTTGCGTGCCATGCGGCCCTGTTGAACCCCGCGCGGGTGGCGAAGCTGGCGCTTGTTTCCGGCACCCCCTGTTTTACCGCGCCGTCGAAAGATGACCGGTGGGGTGTTCCCGCCGCCAAATCGAAATGGTTCGCCCGTCAGATGCGCGCCGATTTCGAAAACGTTTTGCGCGGCTTCATTCTCACGTTCTTTGCCGGCGGGGAAGCCATTTCGCCGGAGGAGGAAGCGGTTATCAAGGAGCTTTTTTTCGTCCACGCGCCGGATCGCGCATCGGCGCTCGCCTTGCTGGATGATTTGCACGTGTCCGACATCCGCGAAGAACTGCGGCGGATCGCCGTTCCGTCTTTGATAGTCCACGGGCGGGATGATAGAATCATTCCGGTGGAGGTAACGGGGGTATGGTCGGGGTTTCTGGCGCCACGCGCGAATATCGTTCTTATTCCGGGTTGCGGCCACGCGCCGTTTCTTACCCGCCCGGAACTTTTTAACCGCGTGTTGGAGACATTTTTGGAATGA